The Engystomops pustulosus chromosome 1, aEngPut4.maternal, whole genome shotgun sequence genome has a window encoding:
- the CRHBP gene encoding corticotropin-releasing factor-binding protein, whose protein sequence is MTPGSRLQWHLLLIFLAALRGHCRYIQVRDAAEDALMLFNTDIKRELSQEQIYRRSLRCIDMLSIDGQFTFKAEQPQLHCALFLIGDPEEFITIEYNFVSIDCLGGDILKVFDGWIIKGEKFPSSLDHPLSTSERYTDICEDGNMQSITRSSQNVAMIFFRVHKPGHGFTLTIRKTPNLFPCNVISQSPSGKFTMTIPHQHRNCSFSIIYPIVIKISDLTLGHFNELQIKKPPPKGCGGAGDFVELLGGAGLDPSNMFPLADLCHSFHGSAQMKIGCDNSVVRMVSSGKFINRVTFEYSQLDRQLERQQGNSVEEVCSPID, encoded by the exons ATGACTCCAGGGTCCAGGCTtcaatggcatctcctgctcatcttcctGGCAGCTCTTAGGGGACACTGCAGGTACATACAG GTGAGAGATGCAGCAGAAGACGCCTTAATGCTCTTTAACACAGATATTAAGAGGGAATTATCTCAAGaacagatatacaggcggtcactCA GATGCATTGATATGCTCAGTATAGATGGACAATTCACTTTTAAAGCAGAACAACCTCAGCTCCACTGCGCCCTGTTCCTGATCGGAGACCCAGAGGAGTTCATCACCATAGAATATAACTTTGTCAGTATAGACTGCCTCGGAGGAGACATCTTAAAG GTTTTCGATGGTTGGATCATCAAAGGAGAGAAGTTTCCAAGTTCTTTAGATCATCCCCTCTCCACCAGCGAACGCTACACCGACATTTGCGAAGATGGGAACATGCAAAGTATCACGCGGTCGTCTCAAAATGTGGCAATGATATTCTTCAGAGTTCACAAACCAGGCCACGGCTTCACACTCACCATCCGCAAAACCCCTAATCTGTTCC CTTGTAATGTGATTTCGCAGTCACCCAGTGGGAAATTTACTATGACCATTCCCCATCAACATAGAAACTGCAGTTTTTCTATTATCTACCCGATTGTAATAAAAATTTCGGACCTGACACTTGGCCACTTCAATGAGCTACAGATAAAG AAGCCACCACCGAAAGGATGTGGTGGAGCCGGAGACTTTGTGGAGCTCTTAGGAGGTGCCGGATTAGATCCATCAAATATGTTTCCCTTGGCCGATCTCTGTCACTCTTTTCATGGTTCTG CACAAATGAAGATTGGCTGTGACAACAGTGTTGTGCGGATGGTTTCAAGTGGCAAATTTATCAACCGGGTAACATTCGAGTACAGTCAACTTGATCGGCAATTGGAAAGACAACAAGGCAACAGTGTGGAAGAAGTCTGCTCACCCATAGATTGA